A genome region from Chiroxiphia lanceolata isolate bChiLan1 chromosome 5, bChiLan1.pri, whole genome shotgun sequence includes the following:
- the GDI2 gene encoding rab GDP dissociation inhibitor beta, translating into MNEEYDVIVLGTGLTECILSGIMSVNGKKVLHMDRNSYYGGESASITPLEDLYKRFNLPGAPPESMGRGRDWNVDLIPKFLMANGQLVKMLLYTEVTRYLDFKVIEGSFVYKGGKIYKVPSTEAEALASSLMGLFEKRRFRKFLVYVANFDENDPKTFEGVDPKKTTMRDVYKKFDLGQDVIDFTGHALALYRTDDYLDQPCQETINRIKLYSESLARYGKSPYLYPLYGLGELPQGFARLSAIYGGTYMLNKPIEEIVIENGKVVGVKSEGEVARCKQLICDPSYVSDRVTKVGQVIRVICILSHPIKNTNDANSCQIIIPQNQVNRKSDIYVCMISSAHNVAAQGKYIAIASTTVETPEPEKEIKPALDLLEPIEQKFVSISDLFAPTDLGTESQIFISRTYDATTHFETTCDDIKDIYKRMMGSEFDFEEMKRKKNDIYGEEEQQ; encoded by the exons ATGAATGAGGAGTACGACGTGATCGTGCTGGGCACCGGCCTCACG GAATGCATCCTCTCCGGGATCATGTCCGTGAACGGGAAGAAGGTCCTTCACATGGATCGTAACTCCTACTATGGAGGGGAAAGTGCATCCATTACACCCCTGGAAGAT cTCTACAAAAGGTTTAATCTCCCGGGGGCTCCACCAGAATCCATGGGGCGGGGAAGAGACTGGAACGTGGACCTCATTCCAAAATTCCTGATGGCTAACG gtCAGTTGGTGAAGATGCTGCTCTACACAGAAGTGACTCGTTACTTGGACTTCAAGGTGATCGAGGGCAGCTTCGTCTACAAGGGGGGGAAGATCTACAAAGTCCCCTCCACCGAGGCAGAAGCTCTGGCATCCA GCTTAATGGGGCTGTTTGAGAAGCGCCGGTTCCGGAAGTTCCTGGTGTACGTGGCCAACTTCGACGAGAACGACCCCAAGACCTTCGAGGGCGTCGACCCCAAGAAAACCACCATGAGGGACGTGTACAAGAAGTTCGACCTGGGCCAGGACGTCATCGACTTCACCGGCCACGCCCTCGCGCTCTACAGGACTGACGA CTACTTggaccagccctgccaggagacCATCAACAGGATCAAGCTGTACAGCGAGTCCCTGGCCCGGTACGGGAAGAGCCCCTACCTGTACCCCCTGTACGGGCTCGGAGAGCTGCCCCAGGGATTCGCCAG GCTCAGCGCTATCTATGGAGGCACCTACATGCTCAACAAGCCCATCGAGGAGATCGTGATCGAGAACGGCAAAGTGGTCGGGGTGAAGTCTGAAGGGGAG GTGGCTCGCTGCAAACAGCTCATCTGCGACCCCAGCTACGTGTCGGACCGCGTGACCAAGGTGGGCCAGGTGATCCGGGTCATCTGCATCCTGAGCCACCCCATCAAGAACACCAACGACGCCAACTCCTGCCAGATCATCATTCCACAGAACCAGGTCAACCGGAAATCAG ACATCTACGTGTGCATGATCTCCTCTGCCCACAACGTGGCGGCGCAGGGCAAGTACATCGCCATCGCCAGCACCACCGTGGAGACCCCCGAGCCCGAGAAGGAGATCAAGCCAgccctggacctgctggagccCATCGAGCAGAA GTTCGTCAGCATCAGCGACCTGTTCGCGCCCACCGACCTGGGCACCGAGAGCCAG ATCTTCATCTCCCGCACCTACGACGCCACCACCCACTTCGAGACGACGTGTGACGACATCAAGGACATCTACAAGAGGATGATGGGCTCAGAGTTCGACTTCGAGGAGATGAAGCGCAAGAAGAACGACATCTacggggaggaggagcagcagtaA